The DNA segment CTCTCCCGGCTTTTGCATCCACCTCTGAACCCTCGGCACATGGCTGAGCCGGGGGGGACCGGGCAGaaccggggggcaccggggggaaGCAGGATGGGAACGGGGATGGAGGGGCCTGGCCCATCCCGTGCCCACGCTGCCTGCCCGCTTCCCCGGGGGCTCCTGGCACCGGTGGCCCCGCGGGTGGGCGCATTGCTCGTGGCCACCGTGCCTCTTGCTGAGCTCGTGCAGCCTCGCGGGGGCTTTTTGCTCGTGTGGGTGGGATGAGTGGGGGCACATGGCCCCGAGCattgctccctgctgcccatAGTAGGGCCTGGCCCTCCCTGCGGCCAGGATCCCTGCTCAGCCACCccatgggaaggggaaggggtggCGTGTGGACAGCAAACTCCACGGTCAGTAAGGTTGTAAAATAGGTAACGTTTATTCAGCACTGGGGgagtcccaccaaagtcgtgtGCGCCCCAACGCGGCACTTGCCTTGGTTGTGGAGAAGAGTGACAGGCATGAAGCTTCTCGAGACACCCGTACATACGCATGACTTATCCctgctttgtattaaaattagttccaggGACTCGTTTTCATCAATTCCTCCTATCCACGCCTGCGCAGCGCTTCCTGGCAGTGGTCACCgggggtcgtggggatgaagatgAGCGAGTCCTCCTCCTCACCACTGGTTGACCTCTTGTCTCGGTGCAGACTCATAAGCTCCTCAGCTTCTGCTTAAACTGCAGATTCGGTTTCAGTTGGTTCTGGAAATGCGTTTCCTGTTTCTATCAGGAACTGTTTTTCATGAGAAATCTCAGAATTTcctgtttcagtttctttgcaCAATAGGTGAATAGGGGAAGACACAGTACCTGTCCCTCAGCCTGGCTTATTTACTGAAATTCCTTCGGCTTCCTCTCGCGTGTTCATGAGCCTCTTATCCACTAAAATTCTTTCAGGGGGATCTCACCCCAGCCTCCCCTGGCCCACCCCAGCGTGGCAGCCgtgtgggcaggctggggggcagcGTGCCCGGTGCTGCGgccacctctgcagctcctccatcCCCGCTGCCCGGGTGGGTTTCCTTTCCAGTTCTGAGTCAGAGAAAGTTGCCTCTTGGCTAGGAAGCAGACAAGGCTCCCgagagccagcaggctgctctgaGCTTGAAATCCTCGAAATGAATAAGCGGTGACACTGTGCCAGGCTCCGGCCTCCCCCTGCTGCCTGCGCCCAGCCCCGGGCTTCCCCGCAGGAtgtggggacggggacacggcCCCGTGGCACAGAGCAcgtggggctgtgcagggcgTGCGAGCCGGCCACGCTGGCAGGGTTTTTCTGCTCACTGAGCCTGCCTTTGGCCTCTCCACTGCAGAGCAAggcctgcctgccctgcctgccctgcccctgtGCGCTCAGGGCTGTGGCTAACCcgagccctgcctgcaccccgGAGGAGGCAGCGGTGCCGAGCGCTGCGGGTtgtggttttggggagggggctggggcagcaggtAGGACCCACCGACCCCGGCTCGGTGCTGCTCCGGCCAGGCCAGCGTtttggggacacggggaggggaCGCTGAGCGGCGCAGGAAGCCGTGCTGGTCTCTGCGCCAGCGAGCAGGGGATTTCCACGGGCGGCTCTGACGCACGGGCTGAGCGCCAGCCCTGTCCTGGCCCCCGACCCCACGCTGCACCCCCGGTGCTGgcccctgccaggagcagcgGAGCAGGGGCAGTGCCCTGGCCCTCTCCAGCCCCCTGGCTGGGGTAATTCAGGTGCTTTCTACCAGGAAAAGGGCCTGGGACTGAGGGAAGGGGGATTTGCATCTCCCCTTTGTGCCTTGGGAGATGAGGCGATGCCAAGGGGCTGTTGCACAGCGTCATTTCAGTGGCTTGGACGGATTAGCCCCAAGCCCAGGAGCTAGTCCAAGCCCACCGACTCCTCAGCCACACAAAGCCCGGCTGGATAAGCCTTGATCAGTTGGGAAACTCTCTCCTAAGAGGTGGTGACGTGCAGGACCAGAGGGAGGTAATTACCCTGCCATCAGGGGAGATGCTCAGAAACATTTTCCCGGCTGTTCTGCTCCCTGCACAGGGAAGGTGAAGCTGCTTAACCCTCACACTTTGCAGGCTGAAATGCGCTTCAAAGGCAGTCAAACATTAACTCGCAGCTAACCCTGCccttacctgttttttttttttttttttttttttttccaattgtgCACACCGGATCtgccaaaataaatatgtttttgccGTGCGGCAGAGCTGGACCTGGAGATGCCATTGCTCTGCACACAGCCCTGGTGTGGGTTTATAGCGTGAACCAGGAAATGCTGCGTGTAAACACCTCTGTGCGGCGTGTCCCAgcagggggctggcaggagggctCGGCTGTGCAGGGGGAGCACGCTGGGGGCCAGGGCTGGagcccccctgcagcacctcgcttggtgccaggagcagggaagcagccagggctggcagggctgagaGGAGAGGGGGACTGGAGGGCGCAGAAGCAGTGGGGGATGATGCTGAGTTATCCTAATGAAAAGAAGATGGGAAGTTTGGGGTGCCAAAAGCTGCAGCGCTGCTTGGCACACCCCCCAAAAAGCAGGGGCAAagcccctctgcctgctgcccctCGCTGCTCCCCGCACAGCCCCGTGCGCCCCGCGCGGTGCCCGCAGGTGCAGAGGGGCCCTGGGGACACCCGGCAGCTGCCTGCCTTCAGCCACAGCCATCAGGCAGCAGTAAATGAGCAATCATTAATTATTGATGGCCATGTCCTGTCCGACTGCGCTGTCTCCTGAAAGCACCCAGGGCAGAGGCCATCCCCGCTCCCCGGCAGCTCCTTCCCCCTGGGAGCCTGCGTCTGGTACTCAGAGCACGGCTCAAATCTCCCTTTCTGGCTGGGGGGAGGAACGCTGTCCCCGttaggaaaaggggaaggaaaaggggacaGCAGGGATGAGGGAGCCCCCAGGGTGATGCTGATGGCCCAGCTGGGCAGCATCAGCCCCAGCTGTGAGTGCTGCACTACAAGGTGTcagcaggatggggctggggaggaacGGGGTTTGCACCACCCAGCCTCcccgcagctcccagcaggCTCCAGATCAAGGCACTgaagaggctgcagcagaacAGGATCCACGTGagtgcccctctgctcctgcctgagctccccagcagcacagccctgcagtgaCACCGGGGTTTCTGGCCCTGAGCTGCTCAGGAGCAGGCATCTGAGCAGCCCGTGCCCTGCAGTTTGCTCCCAGTGGCTCTCCTGTGGGGTGGCAGCGGTGGCTTCCCACcaagggcagtgctgctggggcatGGCCAGTGCTGTTTGCACGTGGAGTTCCTAAAACATCGCTGGGGGGTTGTAGCTGTGGGGCCTCAAGCCCCCGGCAAATGTGGGCTGTGAAGTGAGGCTGGGTGGGAGGAGGTCAGGGAGCCCTTGCCTCCTTGTAGCCTCCCTGCGAGGCAGCAGGCTGGCCTCTGTGCTGGTGTCACCACCTGCTGCGCCccttccctgtgctgcccaTGGGTTTTGGACTCTCCCCGTGCCAGGATtttcctgccccagcccccccggTGTGACCCAGCCACCACCCACGAATCAATCCACGTcccaggcaggctgcagagaagAGACCTTTATTACTACGAGGACATAGAAAGTCTTTAAGCAAAATGGCTTAAGGCTCCGCTTTAGTGAGGTCTGGCTAggttaaacatttatttcccacCACTCGAAGATTGTGCCCTGGTACTGGTGGGAATGGGCTGCGATGAACTCCTAAAGCTGCGCTGCTTGCTCGGGGCTTGTGCTTGGTTGGCCCGGAGCGCCGGGGCACCCGCGTGCCCCTGCCCCGCAGCCACCTCGGCTCTGgaagcttgctgctgctgctgctgctggtgggaaatCTGCCCCAAGGGGTCAGCAAGCTCTCCTTGCACCCCGTGTGCGCCCCTGAGGCCCATGCAGCTGGTACTGAAGTGCTaaagctgctgccagcatcaCCTGGTGGCTGGGAAGCCCCGTCTGTGGCTCTGCCCGGAGCCAGAGCCCACGGTGAGCGGGGGGCCGTCGTCTGCTTTCACCAGATGTCCTCCCACACCAGGCACGAAGGGGCTGACCCCCGCAGTGCTCTGCAGAGCGCAGCAGTGCAAATGAATCCCTCCCCCGATAGCTGAAAGCCAGGACAGAAGATGGCACGCTTGAACCcggagaggagaaggagctgtgCTTGCGGGTGGCTCGGCGGCACAGCGCTTCCCCTCCAGGCCGGCGGTGCTGCAGCTTAGTTTTTACCAGGCTGTTAGGTGatttctgctgctctccctccctGGCTGCCATCACTTCAGACAAGCCGGGATGCAGGAGAACGTCCTCTTCACCCGCAGCAGAAAGGGAGCGGTGCTCTTGATGTCCCTGGCTCTCGGTACCAGTCCTTGCCGAGCTCCCTCTGCTCTGGGTGCTCCTCTCCCCGCCGGCAGCAGGGCCTTGATTTCTTCCTCGTCATTGAAAGGGGATGACCCGTACCTCTGCCTCAGGTGCCTGCGGATCTGGGGAAAGAACAAGATCCCAGCGTGCTTATTTCGAAGTGCGAGACCAAGCCTGAAAGCAAGGGGCACAGGGAAGGAGTCTGGTGCCCGTGGGCTCCGTTCCTGCCCCGAGACCCACGAGCCAGCACCGCCACAGGGTTGTGCAGGTGACAGAGGCTGCGTCCCCCTCGTGCCCCCACCTTGCGGGCTGCGCTGCTGCCAaattcctccagctgctgcctgaagcCAGGGTTGGGGTTGGCGACGGGTCGCACGCTTCTGATGGCCTCGAGCACCTCCTGAGAGCTCAGCTCCGTCACGGCCATGACGTAGGCGACGACGACGGTGGTGCTGCGGGAGATCCCGGCCAGGCTGGCACGGGAACGAGCACATGGGAGGCTGCCCGTGGCGTGCCCTCCCGCCTGCTGCCCTGACCCCGTGCCTGCCCCTTCCTCCACCCCTTGTGCCTCAGCTATTTTGGTTCCCCTTCTCAGCGAACTTGCTCTCTGGGAAGCCAAAGCCCTTCCAAGGTCCTCTCGCTCAGTGCCTATAAATACACCCCGCTCCCCCGGGGAAGTGAAAGTatcagctgctgcctggaagCCTGCCCCAAACAGCTCTCTTCCCACTTGCTCAACGACAGCAAAAAGCTGCCCCTCTCTAGCAGTTCTCCAGCCCCAGGACTCCCCAAATCCTACGTGTTtggaggctgcagctgagccTGGTGGTGGATTCATGGACACGGGGACCCTTGGCAGACACTTGTGGCTGAAGCAGGGGGTTCTGGCAGCTAGacctcctgctgtgctgggaagaTCGTGGCACTGGGCATGAGAAAAGGAGTTTTACCAGTGGACGAGGCAGTTCCCTCCATGCAGGCGACACTGGTGGATAAAACTGATGCATTCCTTGAAGTGCTTCTTGCTAGCAGGAAAAATAGCACAGAGTAAGGACCAGAGGTGTGGAACCAGATTTTTAGGCTGCAGGTGGTGCAGCCCTGAGTGtctgaagacaaacaaaaatcaaatgccTATTGCTTTACAGACACCATCACCAGCTGCTGAGACCCAAGCAGCTCAGGGCTATTTTCCCAAGAAAAAGCCTACGGCTGCTCACATCTCTGACCGTGCCAGCACTCCTGGCCATCTCTCCCCCATctccaggcagctctgcccaggctcCCAGGTGGAatgctccctcctcctctgcatcccactgcagccaggctgcctgTCACCTCAGCCCAGGGCTGGGACCTGCTGCAGTTGCTGCATTTGAGGGGTTGGATGCAGCACCACAAGGGCTCAGGGTCCTACTGGCTGCCCCGCAAGGACCGAGCTCCTGCGTGTCCCCATCTGGGCGCTGGCCTCACCAAGTACTCACATGTTGGCCTCTGGCGTGTCTGGCAGGGGAATACGGAGGTAGGTGATGTCCTGCAAGACATGAGAACAGGAGAAACTCAGCGCCCAGGGTCCTGCAATCGGCTCGCCTGCACTCCCCTCGGGCTTCAttcccacagcacagcttccctccgcgcagggctgctctcccccTCGGTACGTGCAtcggggagggcagcagggagagaggaagctTGTGGCAGAGGGTGGGAAAATAAGATGAAGCTGGAGAGCTGGAAATTGTTTCTCATCagcgttcaaggccaggttacGATCGTGAGCCAGCAAACTTcccagagcagaggggctgcctCGCTCCTCTGGGACTGCTGCTGGGGTGAGGTGGATGTGCCACGGGATGCTCGGAGCTGAAGGGAGGTGCTGCAACGtgggaagagctgcagcagcctgcatgCTGGTGTCAGGCACGGGACCTTACCTGCAGCAAGGGCTGGGGGGATTCATGGATGGAAACAATGTGGGTAATCTTGTTCCGGCTGAGCTGCTCCAGGTCTTTGGCATCTACAGGATAAAAGTAGACATTGGCACGTAGTTGTTTCTTACCCTGCTCCTCCCACAAGCACATCCACCACCCTCCTGCAGACAAACCAGCACACGAAGCCGTGCTCGGGAGGAGCAGCTGCATTACACCCCCCTCCCGTGCGCATCGACGCGCTTGGAAGAGCAGCCACAGGCAAATATGCAAACGCCTCTTGGAAATCTGGGAACACAAACCCAGGGGCACCAAAACAGAGACCTACTCCCTCCAAAGGCACTTGACCTCGCTGCTTCTGCTTGGATTCACGTCTGCATGGGAAAGCACTCTCTTGTGCAAGCAGGCAGCTTCCCACTTGCCTCTACTTGTCCAACAGCTCAGGGAGGAAAGAACGCGCTCTGAGACCGCACCTCTCCCGTGCAACCACGACGTGGAGATGGGACCTCCTGCAGCCTCAACGATTTATCTCACAGGCTGCAGAATCAGAGCTGCAGCTTTTCATACCAGCATTGAGCTTGGCTGAGTCTGAGTTCGTTTTTAGTATCTGAGGGGTCTGCAGAAAACAACTGAGCAGCCATTTGGAGCGCTCTGCATGCATCCCTCTGCAGCTGCATGCGCAGAGATCAAGGACCCTCAACTTTCTGGGGAAATGACCTACTTTTCACTAATGCTTCAGCAGCCTCTGGTTGTGATTCTGGTCACTGGTCTAGCATCAAAGTTATTATGCTGTGAGGATAGCCTGCTCATCTTGCTGGCTAAGCAGCTTTGTAGCTGTTTCCCTTTCATGCCATGACCAGCTGATCGTGCACAAGCTGCAGGAGATGAGTACTAATATTTTCTCATCTCATAGCTTTGGGTTTCTAAACTTCCGAGTGGTGTGAAACCTTGGCTCGGGAATCTGAAACATGATGTGCTAATGGCATGATGTGAATATTTAATAGAAGTGAGTCTCAAGAGGCACGCTTCACATTAGAGTCCGTGCCTTGTGTGTGCGTGCAGCGGGGAGGGAGGCGCGCACCCTCTGTCCATGGGCTCGTACATCAGCTGTCACCTCCCCACCCGGCTCTGGCAGGCAGAATGACAGCAATTAGTGACACGATTGTAAAGCCTCGCTACGGctggaaaatgctttcagtcGGAGACAATGTCTCTATGAGCTGTCAGAGCTTAATTTAGCGGGCCTTAAATCTCTGTCATCACCCTGAATTTCTTGGTAGAGCAACGCTTCGGTGGCATCAGGCCAAGATAAAACATCAGTGGTTGCTTGCAGTAACCTCTGGGAAGGGCTCGGGAGCTGGGTACCCCTGGGTGCGCTCCCCACAGGGCTCCCAAAcagcacccagccagcagcagctcctccagccctgacCCCTGGAAGTTTCCCTTCCAATGCTGAGGAGCGGGCTctggccaggctgctgccagccaggacTGTCACGCTGGTTCTAATGACATTTTCTTAGCAATTCATGCCAGTGTTTTCAAATGTTCTCGGCACTTAGAGCAGGAATCAAACTGTCAAAAGAGCCGTTAGGGAGGCAGGAGCTCTGATAAATGCTGGTTTTTCATGGCAGATGCCAGTCCTTAGTCATGAATGACTGACAGTGAAAACCTATTAAAACAGTGATTCGGTGCGAGAAGGGCGACTCAGCCTCTGGGAGAAACACCCCAGCGTGTGCAGCCCCCTCCTACTCGCTGCTAAAACGTGGGGGAGGCCAAGGCTTTCAGGAGGGCTTTCAGTTCCAACCTGTCTGTCCCTGCTCTGGTTGGTGTCACAGCATCTGCCCAGGTGCTGCTGGGTCTTTCCTGACAAGGTCATGGCCCTGCTCAGCTTCTTCCTCCAGTCTCCTGAGATCTCAggaaagatattaaagagaaataaggCAAGCGAAGCAAGGGCAGAGTTTCTGCCCTGCATTCCCACCACTGCCTCCCCTCTTGCTGTTCCTAACACAAACTGCACGCCCGTGTAGCAGAGGAAACCTCATTCCAGGATGGTGAGGCATCATCCTATCCAGTTAGCTCCAGCTCTCCGCTGCTTCTCTCCACGCTATTTAGTTTACAGGCTCAGCACCTGCATCTGCCCAGGCCTGAGCTCctgattcttcccctctccaGGAAAGCACAGCAAGGCTGGAGATgggaagaggaggcagaggaaggcaCTGTTGGCCCATCTGCTAGGTAAAGGGACATCCTGAGCAGGGCTCAAACAAACCCGAATGATGGGAATGCAACAGGAGAGCAGCTTTTATCCCTCAGCTGGAAGAGGAAGTGCCATGCACTCACGCACCCGGGAGCCCCTAAACCTTCCTgatgtggctgctgctgacCCTCCGAGCTCAGCCCACCCGTGCAGCACGAGCCTGTGGGGTTGGGGCAGACAGAGCTGCCCAGCTCAAGGACTCCTCCGCGGCGTGGGGCTCTGCTTACCGATGAAGTTTCCCAGGTAAAGGCCGGGGAGGATCTGCAGGACACAGAGAAGAGGTGTCAGTCTGTCAGCAGCTAACGCAGTCCCTGGTACCCACTGCACTGGGGCTCCTTGCACCAACCTGTCCCTGCCACCACCCGTGCCCGAGCACAGCAGAGGCCAGGACGAAGCACAC comes from the Aythya fuligula isolate bAytFul2 chromosome 16, bAytFul2.pri, whole genome shotgun sequence genome and includes:
- the DUSP15 gene encoding dual specificity protein phosphatase 15, with protein sequence MGNGMSKILPGLYLGNFIDAKDLEQLSRNKITHIVSIHESPQPLLQDITYLRIPLPDTPEANIKKHFKECISFIHQCRLHGGNCLVHCLAGISRSTTVVVAYVMAVTELSSQEVLEAIRSVRPVANPNPGFRQQLEEFGSSAARKIRRHLRQRYGSSPFNDEEEIKALLPAGRGAPRAEGARQGLVPRARDIKSTAPFLLRVKRTFSCIPACLK